tataaattatgtatgtaaatatattgtaggtagtatgttttggtatattaaatatttatggtatattctttattcctgctacactttaccctttacatctaaatatccttccacccaaaggttgtctggaagaaatcgctttaagcgataagaccgccatttgtacatatgtgttagattaagttttgtattgttgtccatatttttgtgtgcaaataaagaatatcttatcttatcttatcttatcatcatcatcaggccTCTATTTCCCACTGTTGGACTCCTTTTTTGTACTTACACCAATTTTTTTGAGCCTGTGCTGTTTGTTAATTTGAGATGGTACCAGTTCAACACCTAAAGCTACCTGTGCCAACATAAAATCTTGGCTTTTTAACAAATAgtgtaaaatatatagatcAGAACCATTTGTTTCAGGTGACACATTGGATAATTTGATTAAAGATGAGAATGTTAAAGAAACTTCAGCTAAAAGTATGGATCCCTTTTATAGAGATGATCATAACATTGATGATACATTTGAAGGTaagatgtattttatttttattttattttatagcatAAGCTTgtctttataaaataacaacttgTAAACAgcacaaaaaggcggccttattgctctAAGTAATCTATACAGACATGGAAGAgacaatttattttctttctccTCCTAAACCCCCAGGTACAAGTGAACCGATGACTCCTGGTGTCGAAGTGAAGGAAGAACCGGATACTTCAGAGAACCTCAGAATAAGTGATGAAGAGACTGATGATGTGAAACGCTGCTATCCAGCCGACAGCAAGCGCGTGACTAGATCCAGTAAGTAATtatcttcttctttttcttcttagcGCCATCTTCACAGGCAAGAAAATCGTAAATAGTAGATGATTcgtgggacaccctcctgcccgctggaccaaCAACcataggcgggtagccggtagtgacTGCATCGGGAAGGCAGaagaccgagtgttgtggcgctccttggtaGAGgcatgtccagcagtggatgattattggctggtgatgatgatgtttgGCCACACTCAACCACTCAGAAATAATATCGCCGGGAGACACCTTCTATGAGAGTTTATAGATGCGTGGCACGACTATAGCATCGTCGCTATATCCCCGCCTGTGGAGGCggtgactagggtttgtcactgtggCAGAAGAATTAGCTAGTCAGAAAAGCAACAGTCTCTGACGCCTGGGCGTATATAAAATACAGTTTAAAGTAAATTCCGTTAAAGAGATAAGTATCCACCTTAAGCGCAAATAGTATGATCCTAAATGTCGCAGATGAAACACTAGCTCTACGCAATAGTGCATCTTTTGTTAGCTATATCATGCTCTCGTGTGTGTTTGTAGTGAACACGCACGCTTCTAGTGACTCTAAGCTTTAtaattcagtattctttgtgtctaaattcacacaagtgcgtccacttcatcggcattgccgacgccgtttctccataaaTTTATGACGATCCCTTTGGTGTGATACGTAACTACGATACACCGATAGCTGGACGCTTATCTTTAAATAGAATTGCGATTGCCGATAAGATACAGGAatgaaaagaaccacttgataATATTGGTTTCCAAATATCCATTAAATAAAGGGATAAGTGTGAGCATGTGGTGAAGGAAAGAAATATTGTTAAAAAGATAGACTTCAGATCAAAAGGGCTTTTAAGAAAATAAGGCGCCATAAAATTAACTGCTCGGAGGTCTGCACTTAGATTGAACCATATAAAATGGTAATGAGAGCATTGTCGGATATACCCATTCTCTGGATTGCAGTCTAGTAACTGTGTCTTCATCCAGCTATAACCGGCTCCCTGTCGCCCACAATATACCAAGACGCAATCAAATTAACACAGCATTATCTGTTTTAGGCGAAGCCGACACGGGGACGGAAAAACCCAAACAGAAACGAGATAAATGGAAACGCGAAAACGCCCTAAAGTCAAACACAGTGGAGCTCCTGAAAAACTCTAACTTGTGCCCTTTTAAATGGCACAAAAACAAATACCAGTGCTTCTGCTGTAAGGACACATTTGCAGACATAAAATTTTTGAGACAACACACGGGAATTCACACTTGGGAAGGTATTAAAAGCGTTATAACCAGATATAACTCTGTTCTATTCCATAAAGTGGATATGTCATCTTTAAgttgtaaaatatgtttacaATCTCAGATGGATGTTAAAATATTGCGTGAACATTTGATAAAACTTCATAGCGTGTCGTTTAATGAAGATGAAGGTGATTTGTTGATACCTTTTAAACTTGAAAGTGGGTACGAGTGTGCTATTTGCAGCGAATCATTTTTGGTCTTCCACAAGCTAAACATACACATGAACAAACATTACCAGAACTACATATGTGAAACGTGCGGCGCAGGATTCACGAATCAGTCGAACCTACGTGAGCATTCTCTAATCCACGACGGGAAACTAAacgtgtgtgaaatgtgcaagaTAGAATTCGCGAATGCATACCAAAAGAAGCAGCACGATTCAAGTGTCCACCAGAAGTGTTCCACAAGAGTATGTCCTTACTGCAGTGAGAGATTTTCAGGTCACTATGGAAGACTTCTCCACATGGTCACAGTACACGGGGAGAAACGACCAGAATTTAAATGCAGTTCATGCGAACGAGTCTTCCTAAGAAAGTACTTGCTCAACGCGCATGTGCGTAAATTCCACATGCGAGAGAAGAAGCACGAGTGTGAAGTGTGCAGTATAAAGTTCTTCAACAAGTCGGACTTAGTTAACCACGCGGTGACTCATACTGGGGTGAAGAACTTTGTCTGTTCGTTCTGTGGGAAGAGTTATTCGAGGAAGGGGACTCTTACCTGGCACTTGAAGTCACACGCCGCCGCGGTTAGATAACAAGACTgttataagataagataagaaataaaaatcaaaactgTACATGACAAACATGATTCGAAGGAGAGGAAATTAAAATAACGCATATGAATTTTCtttttgctttatttattatccatattatattacttattactaatctgtctgtctgtctgtctgttactctttcacgccaaaactactgaacggatttgaatgaaatttggtatacatacggtctagaccctgggaaagaacataggctactttttatcccggaattcccacgggaaaactttttaaggtgaagtgaagcgcgcgggaacagctagttatccATATAACCCTAAAGTCCCCAAAGAGTTTTagtggtaagtaggtatcttcATTAACCTGTATACTTCATTGACTAAGGTAGGTATACCATCAAGCAATATCAATTATATCTGAAAGCCCGACTGTCCACTACAAACACACTAGCTCTCACGACGAGTTACGCACGGGATATTATTTAGAAAGGGAAAGCGTAGATACTATAAATGCGAAAtgggagcggtggtagctcagtcgggtaagcgcccgcttctcacgccagagatgcgggttcgaatcccggcgctgacatgtaccaatgagttcttttctgaatttaagtacaatgtataccatcgctcttacggtgaaggaaaacatcgtgaggaaacctgcatatctagatttagcacatctagatatgtgaacccaccaacccgcagtggaccagcgtggtgggaaaatggtccaagcttaggaaggcagtttagaccttgaggatatgcacaaaggttccatttgagagagccaggtgcaggtactgttaccaccacagagaatagaatagaatagaatagaaaatacTATAAATGCGTATACTCGTACATATCCGATGAAGCAGTACCTTTTATTTTTCAGGAAGAAATAAAGTTCAAAAGTCAAGTGAGAGATGCGAAAATAAAGGAAAGACTAAAACAAAGAAGCCTGATAAATGTAAGTtcatacttatataatttatcCCATAAATAAACATTGGTGTGGTAGGAACCCCATCGAACAATACCTTTCCTCCATCTTGCAttagtacggtcaggtgcagagaatcctgacccccctctcatagtaacaatgcttctgaggggggtcaggtttatctgccccttactgtacctatacagggtgattggtaagtcgatgtattcctttaaatgggttgtagtcgaaggcatttccagtcgattgaaccccataatgcattatccgaaagtcaaccatttctgagttatttaagttttaatttttttttaagaattttggcaaaatttatgtttaaaatcaaaatatttcaacaaccaacgatttttttaatacttttttgattgttttgcattggtgacaccttagtcaactaatcataatcattaattgcgtaatatttaacttaatttagacacaatGCTTCAGAAtagatgaaacattaagaaaattttacgaaagatgaaaattataaagctaaattaaaaaagaattttatctgacaatttttcaggcactacagcttaaaaacataatcaatttataagctttaaaatgacatatttcaatctaaaattgataaaggtatgaccaagatatagccaaaacaaccgcataggcgggcaaatctcagtagggaaacaaacaagattttgttccaattttaaggtaaaatgtCTTACGAGTATATCTGGACTTTTTAGAGCTCGAAAATGTAGTTTGTTTGCCTACTGAGATTTGCCCGCCTAtgcggttgttttggctatatcttggtcataccttaatcgattttagattggaatatgtcattttaaagcttatacattgattatgtttttaagctgtagttcctaaaaaattgtcagataaaattcttttttaaattagcttttttattttcatctttcgtaaaaatttcttaatgtttcatctTTTTTtaagcactgtgtctaaattaagttaaatattacgcaattaatgattatgattagttgactaaggtgtcaccaatgcaaaacaatcaaaaaagtataaaaaaaatcgttggtttttgaaatattttgcttttaaacataaattttgacaaaattcttaaaaaaacttaaaacttaaataactcagaaatggttgactttcggataatgcattatggggttcaatcgactggaaatgcattcgactacaacccatttaaaggaatacatcgactttccaatcaccctgtataatgtaaATCTAGATAACTATATCCTCTAgctcagtgtttttcaacctttttcatgatgcgacccccctggtattaaaaaatatttcgcgacccccttgaccctttcggatttttatcatgtatgtatgtgttgtGTATCTTACAGTATTCCCAATATTTATTCCATACGACGTATTTATGGTCTCCATGATTAGGACTAGATTAGTACAAACTTATcggattaataaaaaaaacattattttacaattacacaCATCGGATACGTGTATGACCCAGAATTTATCTTtcgaaattagctttttctttatgattttttaagcatttaaatatcttgaataaaagttttcaagggtgaaatgaaataaaaactaaaaagaaaaaaatacttggctttacaaaaaataaataggtacttgtgGTCGTCGTCTTTGAACCAGACAGGAAGGCCTCCCAAgctacgtttgcctattcgtggtctatactcgagaactcgtttacCCCTACGGTTAttggttcttcggcagatatgaccagcacaCCACCACTttagcttgcatattttgacagctatgtcagtaatcttaatcctctgactgacggaaaacctcatttctgatacgatttatcaaagaaaccccaagcatagatCTCTCcgtagcacgctgagcgactttaaatcggtggactagtcctaccgtcagtgcccacgtctctgcaccatacgttatcactggcaggacgcactggttacTGAGGGATGGCCAAGGAGAATATGTGCTggcgaagtttcccgaatgcagcccaacccagttggatgcgccttgcagcctccttgtcgaagttgcttctgcctggccaaatagtctgcccgaggtagacatattctccGGGGAACTCCGGTATATGCGTGTTTCCTGGACCTCTCGAAAGCATTTGACCTTGTGTCTTATGACCTCCTCTGGGACAAACTGTCTGGTGAGACCAATCTTCCCTCTGAGCTTGTGGCAATCCTGGGGTATTGGTATAGGCATCAACAGAATAATGTTAGATGGGCAGGCTCTCTCTCGGACACGTATGGGTTGGACTGCGGGGTGAGGCAGGGGGGGTTGACCTCGCCTAAGCTTTTCAACCTGTATGTCAACCGTCTGGTCGGGGAGCTCAGCAGCGCCGGTGTTGGCTGCTCTATTGATGGAAAGTTTGTTAACAACATTAGTTATGCTGACGATATGGTGCTGCTGAGTCCCTCGATCAGTGCTCTAAGAAAACTCATCGGCATCTGTGAGTCCTACGCCGTGGCGCATGGGCTCAGGTATAACGTTAAGAAGAGTGAGTTGCTGGTATTCAAGGCAGGGCGACACTCCTGCAATAATATTCCACCAGTAACTCTCTGTGGTGCTCCTCTTAACAgagttaataaatttaaatacctgGGTCATTGGGTCACGGAGGACCTCACGGATGACCTTGACATTGAGAGGGAACGCAGAGCGCTGGCGGCCCGATGTAACATGCTGGCTCGCAGGTTTGCACGCTGCTCCAAAGAAGTAAGGGTGTCGCTTTTTAAGGCTTATTGCCAAACCTTCTACATATGCAGCCTGTGGGTCAAGTATACGCAGAAGGCCTACAGTGCTCTGCGCGTCCAATATAACAATGCCTTCAGGGTTCTACTGGGGCTGCCTCGATACTGCAGTGCGTCAGGGATGTTTGCAGATGCACGCACTGACGGGTTCCACGCAATAATGCGAAAGAGAGCGGCTTCCCTGATGCGTAGGATCCGGGGCAGCGCCTGTCGAACCCTGAAGGTAATTAGTGAGAGGGTCGATGGCCCTGTTTTATGTCACTGGGTAAAAATCCATAGCCCTAAAAATCcaaaagttttttgtaaataagtatttataatacttgtttGCAAGGAGcatttgtattaaataaatatgtatttaataatattattttttaaaatttaataatgtaataataatattattgtttttaatttaataatttaataatgtaataatgttattctttttaatttaataatgtaactaACCTAGATAATAAGCcaaattgttactaacacaacTATGGACttttgtctgaaataaatattattctattctattctattctatattcttgcacaacttcgattgttgcctcaccaacgacgaccggctccggttcgatgtgagcattgtacatgactttcgtcttgtccaagtttaTACCCCGAAGCCTACAcgttgggaagcagcatttaggccacttccatcatccggctgagttcctgcagagattctgccataataaagatgtcgtccgcgaagcagAGAGGTGTGACATTTAcccgccatttatacatatgccatgtccagCGGCATCGCACAGACTTCTCAACTCCTCGATATAGCTGAGATCTCTGCAACGCTTCCAAAATTGCCCTTGTCTCGATGGAGTTGAAGGCGTTTttatagtccacaaaggcttgatacagaggctgattatactctttgGTCatctgtgtggatgtggtctattgttcTAAAACAGATCCACAATgggataatttaattaataaaaaacaagctcaACCTTCGCATTTaagaaaaatttaagtaaaagtatttttaaagtaagagtctttcttaataaattaatactaatGGTCTTTATTGTTCTTTTACTAAAGTTCCCAGTTTTTTTCGCcctttggcgacccccctacagaagcttcgcgaccccccagggggtcgcgacccacaggttgaaaaacactgctctAGCTTTTTGtattgtgtatgtatgtatttaagtatttatcatgtaactaatgaagcctaacctaactttctttattgtaaatatttattattaaaactgtgaatgtttactacaatatttgtacaccttcctcattAACTCTTTACGTCATTTCTCCACCCAAATGTTGCCTAGAAGAGATTAATGACGCTTTTAGCCGCCTATTGAGTTATAACCACTGTAtacattttcaatatttgtgttctgtttagtcaataaagtagtattcgaTTCTACGTTTATAAAAAGACCAagtgttgtggtgctccttgggagagtCGTATAGGACGAGAgtcgactgatgatgatgatgattgatcacTTCATAATTATACTATTCTCACTTCCAGGTAAAAATGTTAAACAGGAACCACTGGAAAATGACAACGATAATCAACAGATCCTGAAGGAATCACAAATGAAAAACACAACTTTGACATTACTAATGCATTCTaacataactttatttaactgggaCAAGAATAAATATAGATGCTTCTTCTGCAAAGAGCACTTTCTAGACAAACAGCTGTTAAAGAGCCACGTTAAAGCGCATAAAACAGATGAAGTTAAGAAAATTGTTCAAAAATCCAAACCAAATAATTCCTACAGAGCCGAAATATCAGATTTACAATGTTCCGTATGCGCTGCGCCGATGGAGAATCTACAACAACTAACATCGcatttgataaaaaatcacGATGTTAGTTTAGAAACAGAAGAATCACTTTTCATGCCTTTTCGTATCGATGAGACTGCGTGTCAGGTTTGTAATGTAGACTTCCATTGTTTCGTCAAGTTAGACCAACACATGACCACGCATTtcagcaaatgcatatgtgaTACATGCGGCAAAGGATTTAGGCACGCGACGTCACTAAAATCGCACATAAACACCCACTTGAAAAGAAAGTACGTGTGTAAAAAGTGTCAAATTACTTTTGTCAGCAAGTATCAGAAATACATGCATAATGTGAAGGAGCATAAGAATAAATTGACTAACATGTGTCCTTATTGTCCAGAACGGTTTTCACACTATAATGCTAGGCTCAGACACTTGGCAGAGAACCACGGATGTAAAATGCCGGAGTTTAAATGTCCGCAGTGCGACAAAGTGTACATAACGAACGCACTAGTCCGCTCCCATGTGCGCAAGATTCACATGTGTGAGAGAAACTACGAGTGTGATAAGTGCGGTAATAAATATATGAGGAAATCGGAGTTAAGCGATCACATGAAGTCTCATATTCGTGCGAGGGATTTTGTATGTTCGTTCTGTGGTAAAGGCTTCTTTAGGAAGCGGAGTCTGAACCATCATTTGGCTATTCACGTGGAGGAGTATCGACACGAGTGCAATAACTGCGGGAAAACATTTGCGCAGAAGTATAGCAGAAATGTGCATCGGAAGCGATGTCAAGGGATGAAAAAGAGTTGAGAAAAATGGTCTTCGTGTTAACTGATGTATAAGAAACCCAGTCGCAGCCATCGACTGTAAGCCGTAAGGttagttattttgatattatctACAAATAGGTGATTATCTCgttcttcatgtaaataaaaacgaaaGCAGATGATATAAAAATTCATTTCAATCTAAATAGCCTAAGAAACCGTAAAATCTGATACAGTTAATTAATTcttgcaaataataaaaaatataaattgtaaaaatacaCTACGTTTCTTTCTTAAAAATTAACCAACCCCATTTTACTAATTTCGTAATTAATGTaaaaggtacttacttaatttccGATTAGCAGAATAAAGGCCTTCAGATCTCCATGTCATACTCCATATTGATATACTTACTGCTATCCTTTTTGGTGAGTGTCAATACGCCATGTCAGAAGGAGAAACCTTACCCAGTTGTATGATGAGAAGAATTTTCTTTCCATTTTTCAAAACTATCCGTAAGAAGTCAACAGTGTGAACGACCGCATTTATTCAGCATGTATGTATGAACCTTAGTCCTACCCGCATTAGCGCACAGGTTATCTATGCACAGGTTGTCTGCAGTTAAGCCATATGCCTTTTGTCCCTACGAGGAACTAATATACTGTAACTGTGTATTGTGTTGTGTAATACtgaatatctatctatagtTAAATCTCTTCAAAAAAACAGTATACCTATATgcataaaatttattgaatgAAGATGATTTTAACAAATCCGCTTTGCTATAAgttaatttttcattttgatGCGTCGGCGTCAATGTCACTTCTAGTATTCTGAGGACCACCGTGCACTCTTCTGACATGCTTAGCCAAAGTACTCTTGTGCATAAAAGAGTTTTTACACACAGAACAGAAGAACCCTCTCTCCCCCGTATGCCCCCTTTTATGCTGCTCCAGATTACTGCGAGTCTCAAAGCATTTCCCACAGAATTCACACTTGAATCTGTCCGAATGGTGTTTAGTCTTGTGTTGAGTCAGAGCCCGGCGCGTTGGAAAGTTATTTTTGCAAACATGACACTCAAATGAGAGTGTTATCCCGTGTGCGTCTCGTAAATGTAACATTTTGGTCGAGTGCTCCCTAAATTCAAACTTACAATGCGGACATTTCTTCTCTTTCACTCTCTTTCTTCCTTGATGTACTATTTGTGTGTGGTATCGTATTTGGCTTTTCTTGCTGAATGTTTTATCGCAATGTTTGCAGTTGAATTTGGCGATGTCATGTGTTTCTTTGTGCCTGGATAGGAGGCGCTGGTTGAGGAATCCATCGCCACAGTTTTCACACACAACCTTACCTACGTGACAGTTCATGTGCTTATTCAACAACGTGAAATTGTGAAATCTGTCGTCACAAATATGGCAAGAGAACAAACCGTCTTGGACCTTCAAAACGTATTCGGTCATAGCGTTGCCAGCTTCAAAAAATTCCACATTATGTTTAGATATCAAATGCTGCCTACTTTTATCTAAATCTGCCAACTTTTCGTCGCATAACCTACAATTAAGTTCAGAAATGTCGGCTTGTAGCGatcttttgtttttcgttatatatttttctagcAACACTTCTTTGTCTATGGTTTGGTGAGTGCCAGTGTGTTGGAGCAAGGAGGTTACGTTTGAGAAGTACTGTTGGCAGTAGAAACATTTGAACGTGTGCCCCATGAAGGTGAAAGGTCGTACGGTGGTGTTCTCTATGAAGATGGCTGCGTTTTTCCTCTCCAAAACGGTGAGTTCCCATTTTCCTGAACTCTTGGACGGCTCGGCGCCTGGGGAAGAGGGTAAGTAGGTTATTTTATTCGTATTTTAACCTTATTTCTCATTATTGTACATAGTATTGCAAACTATTGATTATGATCACTTACCATAGTTATCATTGGAGACTGTAAAGTTTGTaggcaaaaataaaaaataacatacagcaagttaaaaaataaatgtatttacttatatctaaaaTACTACATGAGATCGAGTACTTAAACTTATGGCTACCTatacgaatattttttcttattgcTTTTAAGTATAGTGACAcgcaaaattattatattttatggcaTCTTAGGAAGCGTTTCTTgaaattaagtacttaggtaccaaATAATCATAGTCGGGTCGTACGGTCGTACCTAACTACTGTCCGcatttactgtcaaaccgttttaaatCCAAAATAATGACACagatcttctaaccgaactaatttaaaataagagtTCAGTGTTAGAGGTGGGGTGATATTTGTCCAGtagtttcttttgcactgacactccatcttgttcgtacaTCATTAATCTAAGTTTGTGACTCATCAATAGCAAAACTAAAAGACAGCCGCGGGTGCCACGCCTTCACATGTTTACTGTAATCATTTTTGTTCGCGAACGCCGAACCACACTCTGAACAGACGCACTGGAGATTTACACCAATAGCGTGCGTCCTCATATGCTGTTTCAAACTCTTCTGGTGTCTATACGCCTTACCGCACAGCGAGCAAACGAAATTCTTCTCCCCAGTATGAGACGCCATGTGTTTTCTCAACGTAGTTCTGCAGCTAAAACTCTTCTTACAAACATCGCATTGAGTCTTCTGCGTGTGAAACTTATTCGTGTGGCTCGTCAGCGCTCTGCGGCTTGGGAACGTTGCGTTGCACGTATCACAGTTGAAGGTAAATGTGATTCCGTGTACGTCTTTCAAATGCTTTAGCTTGCGGAAGTGCTCGACGAATCTTTCCGGGCAGTGCGGGCATCTCAGCATGCGCATTTTTGTTGCGCCTTCGTGCGTCTTCTCTTTGTGGTAGCGGAGGTTTGAGCTAGTAGTGTAGACCTTTTTGCAAACCTCGCAGGGATATCCTCCTGGCAGGTGGATCTCTTTGTGCTGCATCAGCCTCTGATGCGACAGGAAGCCGACGCCGCAAGTCTCGCAGATAGCGTTGCTGAAGTG
The Plutella xylostella chromosome 24, ilPluXylo3.1, whole genome shotgun sequence DNA segment above includes these coding regions:
- the LOC105398719 gene encoding zinc finger protein draculin — encoded protein: MFVFINFNRVECHFNIVVYFNNIKFLPIKMTSNDEGSMQWQSPVCQCCLSSTQRFYKEVASEYFWMGEKEVYEDMLLKVFSISLTSNEIDPRICELCVNKLRDASTFKKQVLRSQETLASRVVGDTLDNLIKDENVKETSAKSMDPFYRDDHNIDDTFEGTSEPMTPGVEVKEEPDTSENLRISDEETDDVKRCYPADSKRVTRSRRNKVQKSSERCENKGKTKTKKPDKCKNVKQEPLENDNDNQQILKESQMKNTTLTLLMHSNITLFNWDKNKYRCFFCKEHFLDKQLLKSHVKAHKTDEVKKIVQKSKPNNSYRAEISDLQCSVCAAPMENLQQLTSHLIKNHDVSLETEESLFMPFRIDETACQVCNVDFHCFVKLDQHMTTHFSKCICDTCGKGFRHATSLKSHINTHLKRKYVCKKCQITFVSKYQKYMHNVKEHKNKLTNMCPYCPERFSHYNARLRHLAENHGCKMPEFKCPQCDKVYITNALVRSHVRKIHMCERNYECDKCGNKYMRKSELSDHMKSHIRARDFVCSFCGKGFFRKRSLNHHLAIHVEEYRHECNNCGKTFAQKYSRNVHRKRCQGMKKS
- the LOC105398720 gene encoding zinc finger protein 250 isoform X31, with product MDVGKSSSWPPGPTVCRCCLAEGCYKDISTEYFWMGKREVYAEMLTETFDLAISYAQSAGTNSNSRLICEPCISRLRDASEFKRQVSECERMFTTLLEPGSSGQSGMAQVTLSRLGKDVKVERVKVKKEDSEDDDDDDMFAEPFGDDDDDDDADDEPLTNLATKIPKKEAEDDIFGSEDKPKPAEKRKATVKAKAVPAKKAKATVTKAKGPAAKVAKPQEKKKRGAEPSKSSGKWELTVLERKNAAIFIENTTVRPFTFMGHTFKCFYCQQYFSNVTSLLQHTGTHQTIDKEVLLEKYITKNKRSLQADISELNCRLCDEKLADLDKSRQHLISKHNVEFFEAGNAMTEYVLKVQDGLFSCHICDDRFHNFTLLNKHMNCHVGKVVCENCGDGFLNQRLLSRHKETHDIAKFNCKHCDKTFSKKSQIRYHTQIVHQGRKRVKEKKCPHCKFEFREHSTKMLHLRDAHGITLSFECHVCKNNFPTRRALTQHKTKHHSDRFKCEFCGKCFETRSNLEQHKRGHTGERGFFCSVCKNSFMHKSTLAKHVRRVHGGPQNTRSDIDADASK